The Saccharomyces paradoxus chromosome XV, complete sequence DNA window TCATGAAAATTTAATCTGGTAATATAGCTATTAGTATATACACAACTATCTGTTTCAAAACCATAAGGTTCATgcaacaaaaagaaaacggAATCTCTCTATACGATTCCTCATGGGATGGCCTTATAACATCATTGAGAATTTGAATAGTTTGTAATTATTTTAAACCTTTTATGTAAATGAATGGTTTAATACTGAATATTGTtgtttgaaagaataaatatcTTACTTtacgttttcttcaatatcactgagttatattttgttgattgaAAGATAAATTTAGTTAGACCTGCACCGTTATACATTCTTTACTTTGACAATTTCCTACTGTACGATTGTCTTCATTTGTCCAATTGGAATCAATAATCAGGATCTAAAAAGCTAATGGTTTGTGTTGGAAGAAGGTTCAACTATCGACCTCCAGTTAGTAATTATGTTACtggtatattatcatatacaGCgtaagaagaagacataAAGGTAGAAAATCAGTCATAGAATTCAATGGAAGCAGAAACGTTGATGTCGACGATAATaagataataaataaaaacatataaaacaagaaaatagatAAATATGTTATTATATAGAATTATCGACTACTTCTTTGTGGGTTgctatatcctcgaggaggAATTCTAGTATAACTATATTCCCAATAATACTGCCTTTGTCAACAATACAACCCCGATAACCATCTCAAATTCACATGTTTATTAGTTTGATGTCTTTATTGGACACGATAAGCCTGCGAAATCCTATAACAACTTATAGTCAATTCCACTTTTATACGATAAATTTATCATTGAGCAGAGTAGTATGAATGAGAAATACCGATTGAAGTGCCGCAAAATGCTATATGAAACTTTTAAATTTGATATGATAATAGTAGTTTACCGCTTCCCTATGGAATGTCCAAGTCAGATCAAGTGCGTTGATACTAGTGatattcattcaaaaaaattatgtgGTTTAGAGAAGTTACAgcaaagataaaaaaaagttatacATTCAAAAGTATCGTTTGTAGACCTTTCAAAGAAtagcagaaaaaaaaccttcACTGCTGAACCGGTttctagaagaaaaaaatctaacGGCTGCTAACTACAAGTATGTTGCCATGTATACCAGCAGTGTAAAACAAAAGAGTGAACAAAGTAAGTGTATTGCCAGTCACAGTATCTCTGCTCTCTGCCACCTGAGTTAGAGCAATGACCACATTTGCTGTTAAGTATCTGACAGTCCCTAACATCATAACATGGTTCATCAATGCACTCTTCCATGTCAGCATCAGAATCTCTACGCTGAACTGTTGCACTAGCGGTAGCCGAATACTCTTCAGTAGTTGGATGAACataatttccttcttcatcatatACACGCATTACCAAATCCATTATATCTCTACAATAATCAGTCTCAGAATTATATGGCTCAGGTCCGTTATAAGTCGATAGATCTAGGTTACTGTACTCATAAAAATCTGTAATAGCCTCCAACTCAACTAAAGTATCCCTATAAACCAAAGATTGTTGATCGCCAGGTTCAAACCGTCCTGTTCTAAGTGTTCTACCACTTTTATCGGAATTGATATCGAAGTATGATGTTTGGAATAACCAGCAGATTTGATTGTTTGTCATATTGTTTGGCAAGCCCAAAAATACTTGGTAACCACTAGTGACATCAACATATGCGGAGCATAAGGAGCAcaattgagaaaaaatgtaaaataAACCGAATAAGGGaaccattttcttttaatctTTTATAGCCTGTTGAGAAATGGCTTTGGCTTCAATACTAAGGAAGCAAACATGTTACTACTATTtctgttcaaaaaatttactgcCTTTTATAGTTAATGTTTATAGATGTTGCGTGGATTTATTTAGAAACAAATTTAGTTTGGTTGCAGACTGTGCCGACATGCATTTTAAAGATTAAGCAGTAGTGTTGAAGCATTTTATCCCTAAGGTTGATCGGCTGGCTTATGTTCATAACTATACTAAATAGGAATTATGGAGAAAAGAATCCTTAATGTGTATTTTGGACCTATGTACATAAACTGCAGGACGCGGCATTCAACTACTTTGAAAATAGTTTAAAAATTACTTTTAGAGGGTCCATTTTTAGtaaaagtaataatattatttttacaGAGTATTGCAGAAGTTCTCTTTCAGAGCGTTAGGAATTCATGAATTCGAATCTATAGCCTACAATATAATCAATGCCATATTACTATTGTTGGAATAGAGAATTtggtgaataattggataattgttgggattccattgttgttaaaggccataatattaggtatgctgaatatactagaagttctccaACAGAATCCTAGAATCCgcaaaagggaatcgataattctacataataatattactttatcgtctttctttttatatgctGGAATAAAAATCAACTATCATGTATCGACTAGTATCCATAGTActtgtatattatcatataaaaTGTAAGAAGACATAAAGgttgagaaacagtcatcgATTTTAGTGGAAGCTGAGACGCAAGGAtaaatgtaataggataatgaatgacgacatataaaatgaaagatgATGTAATAATGTTGTCATTATGTTGAATTACCGATTACATTCCACAAATTTCTACATAATTGGGAACTTTTAGAATATTCAGTACATCTAATACCATATCCTTTatcaacaatggaatctcAACACTTATTCACACACTTTTTGAGATTAAATATCTAAGTTTTTTAGGAAAACGACATTGCAAAGAGCGAATCATTATATAATAACAGGTTTTAAATAAACGTCTACTTAAGATGGGAAACATTAGCTTGTGAATTAGgatttttgtatataagATATTCTAAAAAAGCAATTAAttccaaaggaaaaaataacttGCGCAAAAATGCCTGATATTAAATGAGCTCTATTTACAATCCGTGCAGCTATACATACTTTCACACTTGTTATACATTAATCAGCGAATCATGCTAAGTATGGGCCACTCAAATTTCATATTCGCTCAGTTGAAACTTTTAGAGTTGATGGCTCGTAAAATCAGCACATTGGTTAAAATCTTACGGGGTTATTGGGCCTTTTGAGTTTGgtcaaagtttttttcactatttGGAAgtctaaatttttttatggcGTCAATTATGAGAAGTATGAAAGCCAGATTAACAACAGCTAAaaccaaataataaaggGCTCAAGCAACCTTACAGTAGGCAGTAATTATATTTATACTACTAAATTGTTTAATTCGTCTACACTCTAGTAAAAGTTCTTGATgcaacatttttttatattttcttatgaAAACTGCGGGAAATGACGAGTGCGGATAATCTCATTATGATTTTATATTGCCAACCGCATTTAAGACTATAACATTGCTGAAATAGACGTATGGGAAATTCActtgtaaaaaataaaaaaataaaaataacatcATTTCAGCTAACAATATCGTACTGTTACACATAATTATTAATTACTATTTCAATAACTGTTATTACGTCAAAGAGACTTCTAGTTCAGGAAAGAGCTTAATACTATATTTGTATCGCTAGTACTCTCCAGCTCAATATCCAATTACACGACGGAGCCATGATTGCTGTTTGATTTTGagcttctctttctctCGTTCTTCCGTGGTAAAGCTTTGCTTCTTGTTTACGGTAAACCCACgcaagaaaaaacagaGAACAGCATTGAAAGCTGCAAACGAAATTGACACAATTATCAATAAGCGTTGAATCTTTGAATAGGATTCCACCATCTGGATACGAACTTCAGATCCAAGaggatatttttttagataGTTGAGTGGTGATTTGTAAATTGACATACCTAAGTTTGAGCCCAGTCGCTGTATCAGCTCCTTGGCCAGACGCTGAGTCCATATTGCACCAGCAATAGAAGCACCCACCGCATCTCCAATTTGATAAACAGACATAAGTAATCCAGTAACAGTTGCCATCTCATTGTGGGTGGTTGAAGCATGCACTAGCGTCCACATAGGAAAACGTATCATACCACCGGCTATACCAACCACAATCTCAGCGCCAATAAGACCCGAAATTCCGTCGTACACCACCCGGTATTTGTACAAAAGACCCATTCCGAGAACACCCAGAAGTGATCCAGTAACCACAAATACTTTGGGATGAGGATAGAAATGCAGTATAATGCCAACAACAATATTAGTGCAAGACTGCAGAAAATTGTAAAGCTGAGCTATCCGCTGTGCACTTAGAGTCGATTCTCCGAATGCTACCATTAACACAGTGACCAAATACTCCAACTCGATTTGTAGAGCTAGACGCCATACGAATTCCATTAGCAGTGCAACATAGATAGTTGGATCACCCAGATATACTCGTGGAATAAATGGATTCTTGGCAAATCTTAATTCCCAAAtcagaaaaataaagccCAAGCAGCCACCGACCACAATCATTGCAATAATATGACCTTCTTTCCATTTGGATGTGGCACCACCTGCTATCGTAAGAGGCAATAAAACTAGAACTAAGAAAGCAGTGAAGAGAATAACTCCAATCAAATTTACGTCTTCCGCAAATTTCCAGAGCGTTTGACGTAGAgtccttcctttttctctcaatCTTAATGGTGGCAACTTACCGTTGCGCCAGGAAATGTACTGAGCATATGCATAAGGAAGGACCAAGATTAAGGTGGAGAAGGGAACAATAATGCAGAAAATCCCATAGCCCCAACGCCATTTGTATGGTGCAGTATGACCAGCCACTGAGCTAACAATATTTCCGCTTACCCACGTATTTATAATCACGGGAATCAAGAAGATGTTCATTGCAAACGTACGATCTCTCAATCCAGATAAATCTCCCGTCAGGGCTGTAGCAAGAAGACGAAAGCCAGAATAACCGAACTGTTGTATAATAATACCAGCAAAAAGTCCGCCAAATGTTGGTGTGGCGGCAGAAATAATTTCTCCCACAGTATAAAGCACCAGCGCAAAGATCCAGCATTCTATACGCCCAAATCGATCCGACATACGTGCATATGGCACAGCGACAACAGAAGCCACTATTGATTTGACGGTATTAATTGACCCAACCTGAGAATGCTTCCCAAAGCTGTTAGCAGCGTAGGTTTGTATCGATTGCGAAATCTGCCCACCAAGTCCAGTACAATAGCCCTGCAAAAACAGCGCTACTAGTAAAGCGGTCTTGAGCGAACTAAATGTGACTCCAAAAGCTGTGAAAGAGCCATAGTCAGACAGGACCCTGTTGACGGCATCTATACGACGCAAGCCGGACGCAGTAGACTTATCAACATCGGTATCTGCCTTTTCGCTGTAGCAGACAGTGCTTTTATCGTCCAAATTGTCATTTCTAGACAGATCTGTTTCCACCATATTCTGACAAACATCCGCAAGTACTACTCTGTATATTGTACTTCCGTCAGACCCTGCGCCGTCATCTCTTTTAAATAAACCACTCTATCATGATTGGAATCAGCCGTTGACCTCTCAAAAGTCACAGGGGGGTGCAAATGGGAACCATAACAGTCTCTATAACATCATCTCATTTGCATCACATTTGGGTGCAATTAATAGTTTGAACAGATTTCTGCAGCTAAGTTAGGGCTAACGGCAATTCTTGCCTAGGTACGCAGCCCTGTTCCGGATCTGAAAACTAAGAGCTTATAATCCATAGAAACCCTCACATTTGATGATGGAAAACCCTATGTCCTTATTCGGTATACAAAATTCGAGGAACTGTACGAAAACGGAATCATTTTAGGTTTGAGGGTCCAATAAGTCaactaaaaaaacaaagaaaacaaaaaaaaaattaataggaaaaaatagCCGCATCAATCCATAAAAAGGTTTGTACAGCCTACAGCAAAAACGTAACTTGTGACTTCTTCGggaaataaaatttattttaactttttttcatcttttcgTCAACTGATCAAGCTAGTCGTGGAATTtcctttcatttcttttccagaCATCTTCGGCTTGGAACGATTGCTACGCCCCTCATTGATCGTTTCGAAAGCTGCTTGTTGGTTTGGAAAATTAATCGGTACAgaaaaaacgaaaaatgAGACATAAACGCATTACATATCGACATTAGTAAAGTACTACACATCACTATGCATTAAAATATGATTTATCAACATGGGCGCAGCTATATATCTCTCCCGTCTGCATCATTTTTGAAGTGTGAAATCGTTactatttaatatttagTATCTAAATGGGGTaagtaaaaacaaaagatataTATTCTCGTCACAATTGTCCATCATTCAGATATGTAAATTCTGCCCTCCCATGGCTTCAATGTTCTGGAAGACGCATCTACTTCCTTCTTTGGGTAGTTCCCAAACTCTAACTTAAACGACGAGTCATCGTTTGGAATCGTAAAGTCTATAGCATCAGAGCTAAAGTTCAAAGCAGCAAACAATGTTTTGTTGTCGTACTTCTTGGTGAAGCTAAATAGCTTTTTGTTGTCCAAATCAATGAACTCAAAATCATAGCCGTACACAGTAATATCCTTGTGGGCCTTTCTAAATTTCAAGGCCTCCTTCCAGAAGTTCAAAACTGAGTTGGGGTCCTTGACTTCATCTTCCGCGTTAATGCCTTCTCTGAAAGACTCGTTCAAGTAAAACCATGGTTTAGCACTAGGACCAGAAAATCCGGCGTTTGGCTCTTCACGTGACCATTGCATAGGTGTTCTGGCGTGATCTCTGGAGATAAGGGCAAGGGCCTctaaaaactttttcatctcCTTCGAGTTTTCCCCATGCTCTTCCTTGATCGCATTGTAGTTGTTTCTAACTTCGACATCCTCGTATTTCTCAATAGGCCagttcttgaaattgattgCACCCAGTTCTTGTCCTTGGTAAACGTACAGAGTACCAGTTAGTGACACTAACAATACAGATAATAGTTTACCGGAAATGACACGATTCTTTGGCGAGTCGTCACCGAATCTCGTAATCGAACGAGGTTGGTCGTGGTTTTCCAGATAAATTGTTGACCAACAGTCAGTCCCGTTAACGTATCTGAACAGTTCAGCTAACGCAACCTTCCAATCCTTCAATTCAAACGGGATCAAATTTTGACGGAACTTGGGCGAAGTTCCAACATCAGTGTGGGAAAAGTTGAACAACTCACTAAGCTCGTGTCTTGATGCACTTGTATACAACTTCTTGGTCTCATCGGAAGCATGTTGCATTTCACCAACTGTCATAATCTCTCTACCATCCTTGACTCTGTCTCTGATAAACTTGTTCATTTCTTGGTGAAATTCGTGGATGCGTGGTCCATTCATTGTAAAAGGGTCACTAGGTTGCCACTTCGTATTGTCGTCAATCACAGGCGCATCTGGTAGGCCAGCAACTTTGGAGTACAAGCTCCCCACATCAATTCTGAAACCGTCAACACCATGGTCCAACCAGTATCCAACAGCACTTTCGTAGATTGCCTTTCTGCAGTCTTCGTTCTCCCAGTTGAGATCAGGCTGAGTGGAGCAAAACAAACGCAAGTAAAATTCTTGTgtcttttcatcaaatgTCCATGCAGAACCACCAAAATAAGACCTCCAATTGTTTGGAGGAATTGGCTTGCCATTTTCATCGTAACCTTTTGGTGG harbors:
- the ENB1 gene encoding Enb1p (Endosomal ferric enterobactin transporter~similar to YOL158C); its protein translation is MVETDLSRNDNLDDKSTVCYSEKADTDVDKSTASGLRRIDAVNRVLSDYGSFTAFGVTFSSLKTALLVALFLQGYCTGLGGQISQSIQTYAANSFGKHSQVGSINTVKSIVASVVAVPYARMSDRFGRIECWIFALVLYTVGEIISAATPTFGGLFAGIIIQQFGYSGFRLLATALTGDLSGLRDRTFAMNIFLIPVIINTWVSGNIVSSVAGHTAPYKWRWGYGIFCIIVPFSTLILVLPYAYAQYISWRNGKLPPLRLREKGRTLRQTLWKFAEDVNLIGVILFTAFLVLVLLPLTIAGGATSKWKEGHIIAMIVVGGCLGFIFLIWELRFAKNPFIPRVYLGDPTIYVALLMEFVWRLALQIELEYLVTVLMVAFGESTLSAQRIAQLYNFLQSCTNIVVGIILHFYPHPKVFVVTGSLLGVLGMGLLYKYRVVYDGISGLIGAEIVVGIAGGMIRFPMWTLVHASTTHNEMATVTGLLMSVYQIGDAVGASIAGAIWTQRLAKELIQRLGSNLGMSIYKSPLNYLKKYPLGSEVRIQMVESYSKIQRLLIIVSISFAAFNAVLCFFLRGFTVNKKQSFTTEEREKEKLKIKQQSWLRRVIGY
- the IMA2 gene encoding oligo-1,6-glucosidase IMA2, with protein sequence MTISSAHPETEPKWWKEATIYQIYPASFKDSNNDGWGDMKGIASKLEYIKELGADAIWISPFYDSPQDDMGYDIANYEKVWPTYGTNDDCFALIEKAHKLGMKFITDLVINHCSSEHEWFKESRSSKTNPKRDWFFWRPPKGYDENGKPIPPNNWRSYFGGSAWTFDEKTQEFYLRLFCSTQPDLNWENEDCRKAIYESAVGYWLDHGVDGFRIDVGSLYSKVAGLPDAPVIDDNTKWQPSDPFTMNGPRIHEFHQEMNKFIRDRVKDGREIMTVGEMQHASDETKKLYTSASRHELSELFNFSHTDVGTSPKFRQNLIPFELKDWKVALAELFRYVNGTDCWSTIYLENHDQPRSITRFGDDSPKNRVISGKLLSVLLVSLTGTLYVYQGQELGAINFKNWPIEKYEDVEVRNNYNAIKEEHGENSKEMKKFLEALALISRDHARTPMQWSREEPNAGFSGPSAKPWFYLNESFREGINAEDEVKDPNSVLNFWKEALKFRKAHKDITVYGYDFEFIDLDNKKLFSFTKKYDNKTLFAALNFSSDAIDFTIPNDDSSFKLEFGNYPKKEVDASSRTLKPWEGRIYISE
- the CSS3 gene encoding Css3p, translating into MVPLFGLFYIFSQLCSLCSAYVDVTSGYQVFLGLPNNMTNNQICWLFQTSYFDINSDKSGRTLRTGRFEPGDQQSLVYRDTLVELEAITDFYEYSNLDLSTYNGPEPYNSETDYCRDIMDLVMRVYDEEGNYVHPTTEEYSATASATVQRRDSDADMEECIDEPCYDVRDCQILNSKCGHCSNSGGREQRYCDWQYTYFVHSFVLHCWYTWQHTCS